Genomic segment of Paenibacillus macerans:
TTGTCGTCTCCAAAAAAGAAGACCGGTACCCCACGCCCGATGAAATTGAGAGAAACATTATGGAAAAGGCGGGCAGGTAACCGGTTGAAATAACCGAATTTCACAAATAAGGGTTTATTCTAGGGTTTATTCCGCAGGACCGGAGCCGCGGAATAAACCCTTTTTCTTCAAGGGAGTAGCTAGATTTGAGAATTTTTAGCGGGGGGATTCAAAACCTAAATCAGAGACAATGGACAAAATGGGCGGATCGGGAGCATGTCTCTAGGTCCGTGTATCTATGTTTGTACAATGTATGTGGTATAATGTCAACATCTGCAATTTATTTTCCAATTAGGGAGAAATTTTAATGAAAATTCGTAAAGCAATTATTCCGGCGGCCGGATTAGGGACGCGTTTTCTGCCGGCGACCAAGGCCATGCCTAAGGAAATGCTGCCGATCGTCGACAAGCCCACGATCCAATATATCGTGGAGGAAGCGGTCGCTTCCGGGATTGAAGACATTATTATTGTAACGGGGAAGGGTAAGCGTGCGATCGAAGATCACTTTGATACATCATTTGAGCTAGAATACAATCTAAATGAAAAAGGAAAATTTCAGCTTCTTGAAGAGGTACGTAAATCTTCGGAGATGGCGGATATTCACTACATCCGGCAAAAGGAACCAAAAGGCCTGGGACATGCGATCTGGTGCGCACGGAAATTTATCGGCAACGAACCGTTTGCCGTGCTGCTTGGCGACGATATCGTCGAGTCGGAGGTACCTTGCCTAAAACAAATGATCAACGTGTTTGAGGAGCATAAAGCTTCGGTAGTTGGTGTGCAGCCGGTAGACTGGAATGAGGTGTCCCGTTACGGGATTGTGAATCCTACGGTGATTCAGGAGCGGGTTTACTTGGCCAATGAACTGGTGGAGAAACCAGAAACCGGTAAGGCCCCCTCTAATTTGGCGATCATGGGGCGTTACATTTTGACCCCGGCGATTTTTGGCATTCTTGAAGAACAACAAGTAGGCGTAAACGGAGAGATCCAGTTGACCGATGCGATCTCGCGCCTCGGTGAGACGGAACGAATTTTGGCCTATAACTTCGAAGGAACCCGGCATGATGTGGGCGAGAAGATGGGCTTCATTCAAACCACCATCCATTATGCGCTGGAAAATCCGGAATTGCGGGATGAATTACTTCGTTTTATGACGGAAATCGTTAGTGCAAATCAAAAAACGGCCTCTCCTGAGTGAGAGACCGTTTTTCTTTATGCTTTAAAAGTTTTGCTGAGTTATTTTGTCAATTTCCCCTTTTTCGTTTGGATCCATTTGCAGCAAGCGATCATATACCGCCTGGTCGGTGGTTCCGTTCTTCTGCAAGGCTGCCAAATACCAGCGGGCGATCTCACGGTTCGTACCATCATTCAAGTCATCCTTGATGCCAACTTTAAAAATCTCCGCAGCTTTTGCCGGATCGTTCAGCATATATTGCATTTTACCGGCGTTTAGCACCATCGGTTGCGTGATTTCAAACGGATTTCCTTGCAATTGACCTTTCGGCAGAGTTTTCAAATGTTCAACCCCGGCAACCACATGCTGATATGCGGCAAGTCCTGTTTTGAAGTAGTCGTCCTTCTTGGCAGTATCCTGTTGACCAAGCGCTTGGTAACCTAGCTCATAAGACTGCACAATCAACTGTTCGTACCAATTCATATCATAGGCGTAACGATCGGCATTATCGCGAAGAACGGCATATGCCTTATCGTTTTCGCTATTGGATTGATACAGCGTCATGAGCTGCTTGTACATATTTTTGTCGAACGGCTCTTTTTTCAGCGTATTTGTTAGTAAATTAAGCTCTTCGTTGTAAAAAGACTCATCTTTCGTCTGACTGTACACGGCTTGAAGAAGGCTGGACATATACAATACCGCATCGGGGTGATCTCCACGTTTGCTGAGAGCCTTATCCAGCGGTGTTTTAATTTCCTGGAAGTCATTACTTGTGGTGAACAAGTTTTTAGCTTTAACAACGTCTTGGCTCGCCCCAATATAACGGATCGACACAAAGATCAGCACGATCGAGGCAAGCACCATAACCGTGCTATACAAGCCTCGCATTGTGCCTGGCTTCAACTTGAGTTTGGCTACCGGGCGGTTGTCCATCACAGCCGCCATGCCGCCCAGACCCAGGAAAACAAGCATGCTGATAAAAACAAAACTCATATTGAAATCCATCAAGCTGTGAATCAGAATCGAAAAAACAAGAATGAAATAAGCAAAATAAGAGTCACGTTCCTGTTCACCGGCTTTGATGTAGCCGCGAATATATTTATAGAAAATAAAGATCAGAAATGCCACAAAAATAATGAATCCTAAAAGGCCGGTCTCGACCAGATACTGCATCACAAAGCTGTGCGCTTGACGGCTGGAGTACGGGTTGTTTTGATACTTTTCAAAAATCGACGCCCATGCGCCGCCGCCTGCACCGATGATTGGATAATCTTTAAGAACTTTTACGGCGTCTTTATAGAATGTCATCCGTTCAAGGAAACTGTGCTGCTGCAGGTTAAGATTTTCCAAACGTTCCCCAATGTTGCCCGGTAAAATATGCTTGAGGTTCGTGCCCAGGAACAGCCAAGCCAGGATACCGACCACAACGACGGAAACGACCGGCAGCCACAGGCTGGACAGTTTTCTATCCGCCCATCTGCTAAGGCCGCTTTCCAAACGAGGAGCTGCATAACGCTGGATCAGCCATGCGATCACGGCCAGCGCCAGCGAGGCGCCAAGTACATAAAACCAGCCTTTGGCCGGATCATTGATTTGCCCCAGGTGGAATTGCTGCCCGAGGTTCGTTACCGGTTTAGCGATCACCAGCGTGGCAACACCGGCCAGCACGCAATAAACAATCCACAGGATTTGTTTGGCCGGCTTCAGGAATAACAACAGTACGACGAAGACGACAGGCAAGAACACCAGGCCGCCGCGCGATAACGTCAGCAAAATCGAAAGGACCATCGGTACCAGCATAAATGCGTGGATCGCTTGGCCGTACCACTTTTTAGAGCGGGTGATGCCGAACACGGCGATGAAGAAGAAGGCCATCAGGAAGGCGGCATACGTATTAGGATATTGGAAAACAGATGCGAGACGTGGACCGTTTGCGTCAACCCAAACCGCCTGCGTGTATTGTCCATCAACGACAATTCCCGAGAACCAGCCGACAATGGCCGACACGGTTCTTCCCTGTCCGAGCCAGTTGAATAAGCCGAACAGCACAATCACGTAAGCAACCGTAATCAAGGTCGTCTCAATCATCCGGTTGGCCTTGTGATTTTGCAGCAAATAAAGCCCCATAATGAACATAAAGGCATAAAGCGATTGAATCAGCACCATATTGGAAGCAAAGTACTGGCTTGCCGCCGAAATTAGTGCGATAATGTAAGTTATGGGAATTAAGAGTACAAGCAGGGCTGTCCAGTCCCGTTGGTCTTCCAGCTTGATATTTTTGAAGAAAGCCGCAGCCCACACCAGCAGCAGGATGCTGCCGACAAGAACCGACCAATAGATCGGCTGCTCAAAATTTAGCACAAGACCGTTAAACACACCAGCCTGGAACGGAGCCCAAACCAAAAACATAATTAAGCCAACTAATAACAACCATAACGCCGCAGGTAACTTTTCCCGAATTCTCGACTCTACGGCCATTTTCCCGTATACTGGATTCGACACGTATTTATCTCCTTTGCTAATAGATACGGGTATTATTTTAGCATAGGATGGGCTCTTCTTCTACTAAGCGTCCAATGAAAGATTGTTTTTTTAAATTATGGTATTTAAAAGAAAAAATGTAATTTTGTAACTAGAAGCATTTTCGGAAAACTAACATGATTCGAGGGCAACACCGCTTCTCATGAGCATACTGCTCTGCTCCTGATTAGTATTGCAAACTGCTGCACTTGTGTGTCACAATCAATAAAGATTTGATGAAAGTCCTTGTGGTAATTCATGCGGAAACTCTACAAATTGAAGCTTTTGGTGTAACGGGCCTGCCGAGATTTGTTGCGTGATTGCTTTATTGTGTGATTCTCTTGGTCCTTTGGTAAAAATAGAAATGACTTTATCGAAGCAGTGTTGCGCATCGTTCAGGAGAGCAAGGGGATATTGTTCATACCATTTGCGGGGCTAAGTTTCTGGGCGGACTACGCTTAGGAGGTTTTTCGACAGGCAGGGTATACGACTGCAGACAAATAAAATTACAGTTACGCAGCCGTCCTCCGTCCTATAATCCCCCCGCTTGATTAAAGTGAGTCTGTATGCACTGGGCTTTGAGAAATTGCTACACTGACAGGGTGTTTCACGAAGATTCTTGGCGGAGGTTTCATTTATGAAATTAATGAACCAATTTTATAACTTCATAATAGATGTTTTTAAAGCCTTTTTCAATACAAACAGGAGCAGGGCGACCTTTCGGAAAGCTTACGCGGTATTCAAGGAATTCGGTTGGGCAGGTTTTGTAAAAGCAATTAAAAATAAAGCATCTAAACGCCAGCTTTTAGATGGGGTAGTCACAAAAGAAGAGGAAGAAATGGAAGAACTACCTTACGTTGGATCTGTTTTCGTTGCGGGGGACAACACTGGAAGAAAGCTCTTCCGGCGACAACAGGAGGAGTACTCAGAAGCGGTTATTGGACAAATGATTGAGGTACTACAAAAGAACGTTCACTTTAGCATCATACTGCTTTTGGAACGTACTGAGATAAACATGCTGGAGCGGACATTAAAATCAGTTCAGTCCCAAATCTATGGTCGTTGGGAGCTTTGGGCGGTTGATTTGGGAACAAAGGACAGGCGAGGGGTAAATCTCTTTGGTAGAGAAGCAGAAAAAGACTCTCGCCTCCATCTGCTGGGGTCAAACGGGCAGAAAATAGGTAGAGCGGAAGCATACAATCAAGCTCTTAGTAAAACATTGGGTGATTATATAATTTTTATGCACATGGGTGATCAACTGACGCCCGACGCTCTGTATTGGGCAGCAAAGAATTTAGACGAAAGAGACAACGTAGACCTGCTTTTTTCGGATGAATGCTATGTCGACGAGAATGGCAATTATTTCAGTTTCTTTTTCAAACCAGCTTGGTCACCGTTATTGATGATTAGGTCTTCCTACCCTGGGAACTTCTCTGCGTTCAGGAAAGCAACTTTGCAGAAGTGCGGAGAATTCGAAAAAGCATTTGACAGTTGTGCACTTTATGAAATGACTCTACGGCTCTCCAAGCGAGGGGGGGGAATTCGACACATTGAACGGATTTTGTATTCGACATACGCTGTTGAAAAAACAGCAGAAGCTCGTCGACGAGAGATATCTAGTCGGGCAAAGGCATTATCCCAACATATGTGGCGTATGAACTATCCGGCTTTCATCTTTGAGCAAGACGGACAAAATTTTATATCCAAATGGCGGAGTGAAATTCCACTTGTTAGTGTGATTATTGCAACAGATCATTCTGCCATACTGAGTAGTTTGCCACACCTGCTGCGGAATACTGCGTATCCTAACTTTGAGATCGTTATTGTGTCGAACTCAGAATTATCGGAAGAAATCGGAGAAGCGATGTCCGGCTTAGGAGAACGGATGATTCTTTGCCCATATGATGGGCCTCTTAATTATTCAAAAAAATACAATCTTGGTGCGGAAGCAGCCAAGGGAGAATATCTTGTTTTTCTAGGCGACGATATGTATATAGCGCAGCAGGACTGGCTGAATCACCTATTGGATGTTTTGGATCTTCCGGGGATCGGAGCGGTTTCCCCAGCTGTGATCGACTCGGAAGGTAAAGCTGTTTATATGGGGGGGCGGATCGGTCAGCATGGCGGTGAGTTGTATGAGTGTACATTTTTGGGACAATCATTTTATAGCAAAGACGACCGTGCGCTAACACTTCACATGAGCAGAGAAGTTAGCGTACTGAGCCAGTACTGCTTTTCGGTACGAAAAGATGTTTTTCTACAGGTTGGCGGATTAAATGAAAAATCCACTCCGAATCGATACTTCGGATTGGATTTTAGTTTCAGAATCCAAAACAAGAACCTACGCTGCGCATTTGTTTCGACAAGTATTCTTCTTCATAAAGAAAGAATTGGCGAGAGAAATACCAGTCCGCGAGATAGGGCGTATCTGTACATCATAAAAAAGTGGCACACCGCTCTAAAAAGGGACATCCTGTTTACAGACAGCATGCTACAATACAGTACAGACAGTGACAACTTACCGAATCGCCTGCTCCTCCCTGAAAACCTGCTGAAGGGGGAGAAAGGAGACATTCTGCTTGTAAGTCATGAGTTGTCCCGGACTGGCTCCCCTCAGGTTGTATTTGAGGCTGCCAAAGTCTTGAAGGATCAAGGATATTTTCCAGTTGTAGCTTCTCCGGAGGATGGCCCCTTGTCGAAGGATATTTTGGCGGAAGAGATTCCGGTTATTATTGATCAGGATCTATCAAAATACAGAGCTTATCGCCCGAACGAGACACCCAAGTCCATATCACCGGGTATTGACAACTTGTTGAAAAACTTTGATCTTGTGCTTGTAGCCTCCATTGTTAGTCATAACTTTATCAACTGCTATAATGGTTCGGATATTCCGTTTCTATGGTGGATCCATGATGGTGGGACGGGATATAATTTTCTCAAAAACTATCTACCTAGGTATTTGAAGAGCAATATTTCCGTCTATTGCGGCGGTAGATATGCACAGGAAATGTTGGAGAAATATCGACCGAAATATTATACAGAAGTGCTTTTATATGGTGTAAAAGACTGGGCTGACCTGAAAGAAATAACCGTTCGACGGGAAAAAATACTATTTCTATTTCCTGCTACTTTTGAGATAAGAAAGAATCAGATGTTATTGTTGGAGGCAATAAGCATGTTACCACAGGCTATTGCGGAAAAGGCCGAATTTCTGCTGATAGGCAAAGTTGGTGATGAACTCTACTATCGGAGTGTATACAATAAAGCCAAAGAACTAACCAATGTCAGAATATCCGAGCCAGTTCCCTATGACAAGTTGATGGATATTTACCGTGAGACTGCTTGTGTGGTTGTCCCATCTATTGACGATCCCATGCCGGTTGTCTTGGCGGAGGCAATGATGATGTCCAAGATTGTCTTATGCTCTGACATGACGGGAACGGCACGCTATATTGAGGACGGTGTAAACGGATTTGTATTTAGTAGTAAGAGTGCTTCGGAGCTGGAAAAGAAACTGGAGTACATTATTGGCAACTTTGATACAATGAATGATGTTCGCAAGTCGGGTAGGAAGACATACAAGCAGTATTTTTCTCAGGAAATATTCACCAAAAATTTGGTTAGTGTTGTAGAGAAGAATATAATTCGTTTTACGGAGGATAATCGATGAAAAAATATGTAGTCTTGGGCGGAAACGGTTTTATTGGGAGGAATTTGGTTAATAAGCTAAGTAGAGATAATCATGTGCTAGTGGCGGATAGAACTTACAGCCCGGAATTTGAGGCAATGAATAATATTTCTTATAAGAAATTCAATTTTACAGAAGAAGAGAGCTTTGCCCCGCTTTTAGATGGGGCCGATACAATCATTCACTTAGTTAGTACACTGTTTGCTAAGGACGGTACGGAAAACCTTGCACCCGAGGTGTCTGCCAATGTTCTCTCAACGATTCGTCTTCTGGAAGACATAGCAGGTAGGAATGTTAATCTTCTTTTCGTATCTTCGGGGGGGACGGTGTATGGGGAGGGAGGAGAATTCCCGGCGTTGGAGGATGACTCAAAACATGCTTTTTGTGGATACGCTCTGACCAAGATGATGATCGAAAACACTTTGGAGTTATACCAAAATCAGCATGGACTTCGCTATCAGACCGTGCGTTTGAGTAATCCTTATGGCTTTATGAGCAACAGTGGCCGTATGCAGGGACTTATTCCAATCATAGTGAATCGGGTTTTGCATGGAGAACCGATTACTATATGGGGAGACGGAGAAAACATTCGTGATTATATCTTCATTGATGATGTTGTTGACGCAATTGCAGCAGTCCTGAATTATGAAGGGGACGAAAATATATTCAATGTCGGCACAGGGGTTGGTTATTCCATTAATGAGATTCTTAATTTGGTAATCGAAAAGCTAAGTCCGGAAAAGCCTCCGGTCATTCAATATTCTTCAAGTCGTAAGTGTGATATTAGAAAAAATGTTCTCAATATTGAAAGGATCACGAAATGTACGGGGTGGAAACCGAAAACTGGGATTGAGGAAGGGATTGAGTTGGTGATTCGAGAGTCTAGAACTAAAATACGACCCTCATTCTCAGCTATAGAATAGGTTGTTATATGACACATAATCTACAGTTTTTGAATGAGCAAACAGCAGACCAGTACCAGGAAATGATGGAACATAACTTTTTGTGGCCAGACTGGGAGCCGACTGTTGAAATGATTGACAATGGCGTCATCGTTCCGGCGGAAGCTTTTTATGATGAGGTTGGCAACTATAGATATCGTGGAGGCGTGTTGGACGCAGAGGGGAGATTCGTGAAATCTTCCGGACTATATAAAGGTTTGGACTATGGAAAAGCACCTCTTTCGATGGCGGAGTGTCCTGATGTCAATCCGGATGATTGCACATATATTGACGAGACAGTGGTCTATTATGGTTGCTTTATTTACCATTGGGGACATTTCCTGTTTGAATCGACAAATCGGCTGTGGTATTACTTGCGGGAGAATTGTAAAGCTCAAGGGATCCGACTTGTTGGTATTTTTCTCAATAATAAGCCGGATGGTAACTTTCGGCTTTTTCATGATTTGCTTGGAATCGGACAGGATGACCTTGTTTTCCTGAATCGCCCGACTAGGTTTAGACGTGTGATCGTTCCTAGACCTTCCTGTATGTTGTCGACGGCCCGTACGGTGAATTTTTACTATTCACAAGAGTTTTTAATTCCATTTGATGCAATCCAAAATTCCGTTCCAACGAGTCCAAGCAAAAAGATCTATTTAACCCGTACTAATCTGCAGATGGGCAATACCATCGGTGAGGAAGAGATAGAGGATAATTTCCGAAGAAACGGATTTGACATAGTATCGCCGGAAAATGAGACGCTACCGAAGCTTGTGTCGTTGTTGAAGAACGCTGAAGTCGTTGCTGGGCTAAGCGGCTCCAATACCCATAATCTGTTGTTTGGAGGTTATGGATGTAAAGTGATTATCCTCAACCGAATGCAGAGCACAAACTATCCACAGGAATTGGTGCATCAGGCAAGAAATATTCAGGCAGTTTATATTGATGTTTATTCGACTTTTATGCCGGCTACTCATGGTAATGGCCCGTTTTTGGTAACAGTAAATGAGCATTTGTTCAACTTTCAAGTCTCTGCGGGAATGCTCCCTTACAACTTTTCGTCTTATATTCCCACAGACATTATCGTTAGATATTTACAAAAATGGGGTGTGGTATACCGCAATAACCCATTTGCCGCAACTGCGCTGGATAAATACTATTTTAAAATGAATGACTTTATTGAACAAGTCTATTCATTTTTTATAAAAAATGAACATGGGATTCAGAAACCAATAACGAGAAAAAAACTCCGTCATTTGCTTTGGCTTCATAAGCATGGACTGAAAAGAATATATGAAATGGTTAATACGGATAAAAGTAGACTGTCTGATTTGAATATCATCAGATATTCTTATTATTTCAATGAGCATTGGTATCGTAAGAAATATATGACCCGTGTAAAAGGTGTCGAACCTGCTGCACACTATCTGTATGTCGGATTTAAAGAAGGCAACGACCCGTCCCCGCGGTTTTCTACAAGTGGTTATTTGAACTTGTACCCTGATATTCGCGAAGGCGGGATTAACCCTCTGTGGCATTATGAGAAGCATGGGAAGTATGAAGGTCGTCAGGTTGTCCAGAGCTCTAAAAGTATTTTATAAAGGAGATGGATGAAGTGGCAACGTTACATTTAGGTTTTTCTACTGGGATCGACCAGTATGTTGATAAGGAAGAAGATTTACTTCTAGCTCATTACCGCGGAGAAAAACTGATTGAACACCCGAGAGATAGTCTATTTTATTTAACAACAAAAGAGCGGGAAAACATTTTATCATGGTATCCATTTCAGAACAAAGAAGTACTTGAGATTGGTTCCGGATGTGGATGTATTACAGGTATGCTATGTGATTCCAGTAAAAGAGTTGTTTCTGTTGATCAGTCACAAAAACGTGCACGAATTACGTATGAAAGACATAAGGAAAGAGATAATCTGGAAGTCTACGCTGGAAATATTGCTGATATTCCATTTGAAAAAAAATTTGATTATGTAGTTTTGATTGGCGTTCTGGAGTATGCAGGACGATTTTTTTCGGAATACCCACAGGACGTAGTTTTCTTAAAAATGATTCGGGATTTACTTAAGCCAGATGGTATTTTGCTTATAGCGATTGAGAACCGCTATGGGATAAAGTACTTTGCGGGAGCAAATGAAGATCACTTGGGGAAGCCATATCTGTCTTTGACTGGATATTCAAAAATGGATGTTAGGACATATGGAAAGCAGGAACTGCAGGAACTGCTGGGAAGTTGCGGCTTTTCAAAGACGAAGTTTTACTATCCTTTTCCGGACTACAAATTGCCATCTGTGATCTATTCGGACGATAAGCCGCTATCCTACGCCGATGCTGCACTATTACCTAATTATACCTATGGTAATCCAGTGAATTTTTCGATCCAGGAAGCAATGTCAGGAATTATAAAAAATGGACAGTTTGGATTCTTTTCTAACAGTTTTTTGGTTGAGGCCGGAACAAATGACAGTCATTTTGCAGATATTACATTTGTCAAATTCCAGCCGAAAAGAACTGAAGACTATCAAATCATATCGATCGAACGGGAAGGAAAACGTTTTGTTAAGCGTCCGAGAAGTTCAAATGCCAAAGCGCATCTAGAAAATTATCAAAGGATTCACGAGAAAATGTCAGGAAATGGAATTAGAATTTGCAAGGTTCAAAGATCAAACGATGAATGGCAAGCGGAGTATATTGAAGGAAAATCCATCTCTGAATTGGTCGACCTGGCGGGGGAGAAAAACGGAAAAGACGGCATTCGTCAGGAAATTCAAAATCTTATAGATTATTTCTATAGTATTAGCGAACATGTGGTATTGGATCAGCCGGTCCTTGATGAACTAAAGGGTCTGTACACAGAACCCACATATGTTTTAAGATATGGCCTTGTGGATCTTAATGCAAGTAACCTTCTTTATCAGAACGATGTCGGATACACGCTTATCGATCAAGAATGGGAAGAAATCAGACAAATCCCAACAGATTATGCTATTATGAACTCTATTGGATATTTATACTCAACTTGTTCCACTGTGAAAAGCTTTTACTCGTTAACGAGTCTCTTGGAGGAATTTGGGTTGTCACAAGATAAAGTATCTGTACTTGAGAAAATCTCGGATATTTTTTTCAAAGAAAAGCATTCTGTACTGGACGAAGAAAAATCTATGATATTCGATCAGCTCAGCCAATATGAGATTACTCAACCTCCCCGAAGTGGTTGGGAGGCTGAATTAAATCATCAGAACAAGCAAGTTGGGATCTTGAGTGAGAACTACAATCGGGTTGTTACACAAGTCAAACAACTCGAATCCGAGCTTCGGGAGAAAAATGAACAGGTTGCTGATTTGAGTAAAAATTATAATATTGTCGTAGAACGTATTAGGACACTGGAGAAACTTCTTGAGGAACGAAATCAACAAGTGGCACATTTGAGTGCAAACTACAACCGGGTTGTTAAGATGATTCAAGATTTAGGGCAGAGCAATGGTTGAGGGGATTTCTTTATAATATGGAGGAATATTATGTTTAATCGATTAAAGGAAATTATTCAATATAGAGGAACCATTATTGGCCTTGTCAAAAGAGATTTAAAAGGCAGGTATAAGGGGTCGGTTTTTGGATTTTTCTGGAATTTGATTTTCCCCTTATCCCAAATACTAGTATATATCCTGGTGTTCTCTCAGGTTTTTAAACATGATGTGCCAAATTATTACTTGTTCTTGGTCGTAGCGATGATGCCGTGGCTTACTTTCACAGAATGCATGCAGCAGGGAGGGGGAAGTATTGTTGGACAGTCGAGTCTTGTTAGTAAAATATATTTTCCTAATGAAATTCTCCCTATATCAACAGTAATCGCACGATTTATTAATCTATTGCTGACTTTTGTCATTGTATTTGTGCTGATTTTTATCGGTGGACAAGGATTCAATCCGGAGGCGTTGTTGTATCTTCCTCTAGTGATTATGATCGAATTTATTATGGCGTTGGGAATAACCATTATTTTGTCAGCAATTACAGTCTACTTTCGTGATGTACAGTATATCGTTCAGATGCTATTGATGGCGGGCGTATGGGTAACGCCGGTCTTGTTTGAGCCAGGTATGGTGAAGGGTTTTTTAGCATCTATTATGGCCGCAAATCCCCTCTCCCCGGTGATCACAGCGTTCCGGCAAATTCTCTACTATAAGGAATCCCCAGATATGCCAAGTCTGTGGATGGCAGCTGGTTTTTCGGTAGTCCTGTTGATAATTGCTTTAGTTGTTTTCCGGAAGCTTGAGTCTGGTTTTGCGGAAGAGATATAAATACAGGAGGCTAATGATGTCTGGAGATGTAGTGATTGAAGTTAAAAATGTGAAAAAATCGTTCAAAATCTTTGCGGATAAGAGTCAAACGCTGAAAGGACTCCTCTCCAATATCAAGCGGGCCAAATTTGAGCGAAGAGAGGTTATCAAAGGAATCAGCTTTCAAGTTAAAAAGGGTGAGGTTATTGGTATTATCGGAAAGAACGGTTGCGGTAAGAGTACAACATTAAAAATGCTCTCCAAGCTCTTAAAGCCTAGTGAAGGAGAAATAACGATTAAAGGAAGAGTTTCCAGCCTAATAGAATTAGGGGCGGGATTTCATCCAGATATGACTGGACGGGAGAATATTTATGTGAACGCGTCCATTTTTGGTTATACCAAAAAGGAAATTGACGCGAAGATGGATGAAATTATAAAATTTTCCGAGTTAGAGGATTTTATTGATTCGCCAGTAAGAACGTATTCCTCAGGCATGTATATGCGTCTTGCTTTTTCCGTTGCTATCAGTGTTGACCCGGAGGTCCTTCTGGTAGACGAAATTTTGGGCGTGGGTGATGCTGCTTTCCAAACAAAGTGCTTTAACCGTATTAAG
This window contains:
- a CDS encoding glycosyltransferase, with the translated sequence MKLMNQFYNFIIDVFKAFFNTNRSRATFRKAYAVFKEFGWAGFVKAIKNKASKRQLLDGVVTKEEEEMEELPYVGSVFVAGDNTGRKLFRRQQEEYSEAVIGQMIEVLQKNVHFSIILLLERTEINMLERTLKSVQSQIYGRWELWAVDLGTKDRRGVNLFGREAEKDSRLHLLGSNGQKIGRAEAYNQALSKTLGDYIIFMHMGDQLTPDALYWAAKNLDERDNVDLLFSDECYVDENGNYFSFFFKPAWSPLLMIRSSYPGNFSAFRKATLQKCGEFEKAFDSCALYEMTLRLSKRGGGIRHIERILYSTYAVEKTAEARRREISSRAKALSQHMWRMNYPAFIFEQDGQNFISKWRSEIPLVSVIIATDHSAILSSLPHLLRNTAYPNFEIVIVSNSELSEEIGEAMSGLGERMILCPYDGPLNYSKKYNLGAEAAKGEYLVFLGDDMYIAQQDWLNHLLDVLDLPGIGAVSPAVIDSEGKAVYMGGRIGQHGGELYECTFLGQSFYSKDDRALTLHMSREVSVLSQYCFSVRKDVFLQVGGLNEKSTPNRYFGLDFSFRIQNKNLRCAFVSTSILLHKERIGERNTSPRDRAYLYIIKKWHTALKRDILFTDSMLQYSTDSDNLPNRLLLPENLLKGEKGDILLVSHELSRTGSPQVVFEAAKVLKDQGYFPVVASPEDGPLSKDILAEEIPVIIDQDLSKYRAYRPNETPKSISPGIDNLLKNFDLVLVASIVSHNFINCYNGSDIPFLWWIHDGGTGYNFLKNYLPRYLKSNISVYCGGRYAQEMLEKYRPKYYTEVLLYGVKDWADLKEITVRREKILFLFPATFEIRKNQMLLLEAISMLPQAIAEKAEFLLIGKVGDELYYRSVYNKAKELTNVRISEPVPYDKLMDIYRETACVVVPSIDDPMPVVLAEAMMMSKIVLCSDMTGTARYIEDGVNGFVFSSKSASELEKKLEYIIGNFDTMNDVRKSGRKTYKQYFSQEIFTKNLVSVVEKNIIRFTEDNR
- a CDS encoding NAD-dependent epimerase/dehydratase family protein, with product MKKYVVLGGNGFIGRNLVNKLSRDNHVLVADRTYSPEFEAMNNISYKKFNFTEEESFAPLLDGADTIIHLVSTLFAKDGTENLAPEVSANVLSTIRLLEDIAGRNVNLLFVSSGGTVYGEGGEFPALEDDSKHAFCGYALTKMMIENTLELYQNQHGLRYQTVRLSNPYGFMSNSGRMQGLIPIIVNRVLHGEPITIWGDGENIRDYIFIDDVVDAIAAVLNYEGDENIFNVGTGVGYSINEILNLVIEKLSPEKPPVIQYSSSRKCDIRKNVLNIERITKCTGWKPKTGIEEGIELVIRESRTKIRPSFSAIE
- a CDS encoding O-antigen ligase family protein; translated protein: MSNPVYGKMAVESRIREKLPAALWLLLVGLIMFLVWAPFQAGVFNGLVLNFEQPIYWSVLVGSILLLVWAAAFFKNIKLEDQRDWTALLVLLIPITYIIALISAASQYFASNMVLIQSLYAFMFIMGLYLLQNHKANRMIETTLITVAYVIVLFGLFNWLGQGRTVSAIVGWFSGIVVDGQYTQAVWVDANGPRLASVFQYPNTYAAFLMAFFFIAVFGITRSKKWYGQAIHAFMLVPMVLSILLTLSRGGLVFLPVVFVVLLLFLKPAKQILWIVYCVLAGVATLVIAKPVTNLGQQFHLGQINDPAKGWFYVLGASLALAVIAWLIQRYAAPRLESGLSRWADRKLSSLWLPVVSVVVVGILAWLFLGTNLKHILPGNIGERLENLNLQQHSFLERMTFYKDAVKVLKDYPIIGAGGGAWASIFEKYQNNPYSSRQAHSFVMQYLVETGLLGFIIFVAFLIFIFYKYIRGYIKAGEQERDSYFAYFILVFSILIHSLMDFNMSFVFISMLVFLGLGGMAAVMDNRPVAKLKLKPGTMRGLYSTVMVLASIVLIFVSIRYIGASQDVVKAKNLFTTSNDFQEIKTPLDKALSKRGDHPDAVLYMSSLLQAVYSQTKDESFYNEELNLLTNTLKKEPFDKNMYKQLMTLYQSNSENDKAYAVLRDNADRYAYDMNWYEQLIVQSYELGYQALGQQDTAKKDDYFKTGLAAYQHVVAGVEHLKTLPKGQLQGNPFEITQPMVLNAGKMQYMLNDPAKAAEIFKVGIKDDLNDGTNREIARWYLAALQKNGTTDQAVYDRLLQMDPNEKGEIDKITQQNF
- the galU gene encoding UTP--glucose-1-phosphate uridylyltransferase GalU gives rise to the protein MKIRKAIIPAAGLGTRFLPATKAMPKEMLPIVDKPTIQYIVEEAVASGIEDIIIVTGKGKRAIEDHFDTSFELEYNLNEKGKFQLLEEVRKSSEMADIHYIRQKEPKGLGHAIWCARKFIGNEPFAVLLGDDIVESEVPCLKQMINVFEEHKASVVGVQPVDWNEVSRYGIVNPTVIQERVYLANELVEKPETGKAPSNLAIMGRYILTPAIFGILEEQQVGVNGEIQLTDAISRLGETERILAYNFEGTRHDVGEKMGFIQTTIHYALENPELRDELLRFMTEIVSANQKTASPE